The DNA sequence GCAGACCTTGCTGGAAGAAGAAGTCTGTCTTCTTTGAACTAGAGTACTGGAAATATATTCCGGTACGACATAATCTCGATGTCATGCACATCGAGAAAAACTGCTGTGATGCCATCATTGGTACGCTGCTGAACATTCCAGGGAAGACAAAGGACGGGGTTGCAGCGCGTTTGGACATGGTGGAGATGGGTATTAGGGCTAGTTTGAACCCAAAAGTTGGTGCCAAAAGGGATAAATTACCTCTGGCTAGTTGGAACTTGATGCttgctgaaaaaaaaatagtttgtgGCTCTTTTTTTGAAATGACGGTTCCTGTTAGGTTTTCATCAAATGTAAGGAATCTTGTCTCTATGGAGGATTTAAAACTTGCCGGTCTAAAATCGCATGACTGTCACACTATCATGCAGATTCTTCTTCCTATTGCTTTACGTTCTGTTCTTGAGAAGCCGGTTAGGTATGCGATCATCCGCTTCTGCCTTTTCTTCAAGGCAATATGTGCTAAAGTGATCGATGTTTCGAAGCTGGAAAAAATGCAAGCAGATTTGGTTGTTACTGTTTCCTTATTGGAGAAGTACTTCCCGCCTTCATTTTTCGACATTATGATCCATCTAACTGTGCATCTCGTAAGAGAAGTTCATTTTTTTGGTCCGGTATTTTTTCGGTGGATGTACCCCTTCGAGAGGTACATGAAAGTCTTTAAAGGGTGGGTTAGATGTCGAACGCATCCTGAGGGATGCATAGCAGAGTCTTATATTGTTGAAGAGGCTGTTGGGTTTTGCACTGAACGTATGCTTAGTGATGCTTCTACTGCTGGAATCCCTGAAAGTTCCAAACCACGAGCCTGTAATGCATCCAAACCGCTATCAGGCGCTACCATGATTTCTGTCTATGGCAAGGAGATGCATCAAGCACATCTGTGTATATTGCAGAATACCGAGGCTGCAAGTCCTTATTTCATGTAAGTCATAAACTTTAATTATCATCAGTTTTCCTACAGTCCGTGAATTGATTAAATATTTTGTTACTTAAATCAttgagttttgtgtgtttgatatTCAGTGAACATCTGGAATTGTTGAAGCTTCTCAATCCAAggttttccaaaaatgaaaagtggTTTAAGGATAAACAAAACCAGACCTTTGCTGTCTGGTTAAAAGAGAGGGTATGCGATCATATACTTGATTCTTAGTGATTAACAAAAAATAAGATTTCAACATTACGCTAATGTAATCTATTATTGATTTGAAGGTTTCAAATGAACTGCAGTTTCCGGACAATAATGTTTCGGAAACAATGAGGTGGATGTCAAGTGGACCGAATCATGTAGTGCCGACCTTTAGTGGATACCAAGTTAATGGTGTTGATTTCAACACTAAGGAACGGGACAATGTGCGATCAGTGCAAAACAGTGGGGTTTTTTTTGTGGCTGATGCAATGCAAGTTTCTAGTGCAAAGGataaaaatcccaaaactgatGATATGGACTTCTATGGTGTCATACAACAAATATGGGAGGTGGACCACTACAAGTTTAGGGTACCGTTGTTTAAATGTGATTGGGTTGAGAATGTTAGGGGCATTAAAGTAGATGAACTAGGGTTCACATTGTTAAATCTGAATAGGAAAGGTCATCTTAATGATGTTTTTGTCTTTGCTAGCCATGTTAAGCAAATATTTTACATTGAGGATCCCCTCGATGCTCAATGGTCAGTGGTTGTAAGGGTCCTAGATAGAGATTATCAAGGGGCTGATTCGGATGAGGAGTTAGAAGATATTGAAGTAGAACAACAGCCATTTGAAGCAACAATGCCATCCATCGAGACTTTTGATAATATAGATGGTGATCAGCATAGCAATTATATGCGTCCTGGAGATGAAGCAATATGGGTGGAAAATGACTGCAATCAACGTGGCtgagggcaaaaaaaaaaacacttagtTAAAGTTGTTTGTTCGTGATTGATTTGTTTTAGAATGCCTATATATATGTACTGATGTGTTTGATGAAACATGTATATTAACACTTCCAATTATGTTAGTTATTTCATTGTCTTCTGTGTTGTTTAATTTTGAGTTGtgtgatgcgctcaaagcaagcgcacaatttaaccctgaaatatcgttagtagtataagcaaatagggatcgttctatccggggattgagggtacacctgtaattgtgtaacaaataaagaaaagtattatttacaaaaataaaataaagaatataaatatatacaattgtataaacaaataaagaattaaaataacaaagtattatttacaaaaataaaataaagaataaatatatacaagtgaacaaaaataagggggggtttaggattcttaaaattaaaaatgaaaataaataaaataaagaaaacgtaaaaacatatatacaagggtggaacgcaaggaacaaagatcaaaatcaattccatgtaatcaaattcgattcaaaccctataattgttcttccaagtcatgagagaggagttgatcatgtgaaacattcgaaagcaaatgatttcccatattttacttttcaatgctaattaacctaagcgaaagcacctagattaatcctatcaaacatgcaatcaagccctagaaagctagtcaatcatgacatgttcaacgcattagacatagagaaaggctatcaactcaagtgtacaacttagttatggaaaagtccacctaattgcaatcctcttcaattgaattcgatttttgtccaaaacctttactactttgattcaagtttacacaaaacgaaaagtcgatttcatgttcttaaacctagcaccaattacatgcaaatcctataagtgtcgacccaaataagataaacatataaaagttttctatcaagcaaattcaatcgaacaaactcacataagcaacttagaatcacaattatagaattcgaaaactttatttaaacatagaaattgggcttaaactttgccctaaacattattgttaactagaattcatagtcttacaaaatcaagcaaagaaaacaagacaaaggatataatacaccttggaagatgaatgataaagccttgagacgaagaacttgaagatccttgaaagcaagcaatcttctagggacgacacaagggtggatggcggttaggaaattgatgtattgcatggcttctctttctcttggcttgaaaatgaagaacaagaaaactagagaatgaaaaaggaaaatggagaggaaatggagagacaaagaagatgagatggatgaaggaatttgtgtggaaaaatggaaaggaaatggagggacaaagaagatggaatggatgaaggaattggtgtgtaagagtgagaggagaaggtgtttaaatagggaagaaaaagaagagtgaaatgatgagatgaagaaaaataatgaaagtggagtatgagagtggtttgtaaaatatgtaaaagatgaggtaatgatgaaagcaaagcatgaaggtgaagaaatgtggaagtgatgatgatcttttagggtagaaaaattgtatccaaggaaaaagaaatgatttcttcatatgggtgggaaacatgaatatgtggtgttgagttgttttcaggtcagtttcttcccctttattccttcaattatttctccatcaaaaattcagaatgagccttcgacttcttcataaaaaatgttccactatgagtgtatatcatcctcacaaattttcagagctttattccaagtggttgggccggaaatgctgctggacctcttacaggtccagttttccggttttgcttctgtagaaaattgggctgattgtttgaaggccttccactcatatttttctctggcactcttcataagaaatgatcctttgggtgtctagaatggatctggagagtttcagctcatttcgagttcatttggtcaggtggccgctccttcttccttgcttggctctgattctcctagccggagtaagaaaatattcaaggttgactttttagtgcattttcattcttctccatcatttctaggtaattatggacgtaacactcatttcttcttcatctactccaatgtacctaaaaatagaaattaagttaaaaatctattcgttaaggaataactaagcaaaatgtgagaaattaacatttaaaatatcacattaaaatgcgcctatcaaattcccccacacttagcttttgctagtcccttagcaaaacaaaacaaaaaaatccaaaacagaacaaagacttgacaaaaagcaagtaaatgactctattgctcctaactgttgtctcagaaactccaaactcatggctttcacgttaaacacttaatcaaaatcacaaagataattccatggttaataaacctgtgacattcatatgactaagcaagatatggagaacttaagttatacagtgaatgatagcatgtttcgaacaagtccaatccaaactcacagggcatactctcgatttttctctcagaaatggctatgcttaaaagcttcacactcaagtatatgcaagagaacaaattgtaaggcaacaaacagcttgcatatttcatcaataaacacattttgtgaagaatttttaaagacctcatgaaatgactaagtgcacaaatggacctaaaccataagctcgactgcgtaactgactccactaaccaaagattgcccatctcaaggatcaagttagcacttaaaacaggttgtaatggggctaagctagggttttcgaaatgaagattaaggatacaaaaaatcctaaggaccgagcagagcatataaggaccaccttatgtcatcatttttgtagaccaaatatcattgttttgggccaaaccttcactctaaccaacatgggaatggacaaaggcgtaattttcaactttgagccttctacaaatttacaaatccaaaaccacacttcaacattttcccaagagttttcttttcaattttttttcttctcttttgccgcttttctttcttttttttttttttttttcaaggcaaaattttttttcttttttttcttggattttccccaccccacacttgtctttcatcgtcacccctacatactatgtcatgctctactaagtccttaagacaagggtagagatatcctgtactaagctcatggtagggtagtgagggtgatgaaacaaaggttttcaacgtaggctcaaaggggttcattctaaggagtcccacgacgggcacaattggggacacatgcttgtttggctttggtggttaccctaatgccttctatcctatccaggatcagtgcatattatggcatacaagttttgacagtcacaacagccgagttctagtactctctagtccattaaaatctatggcacatgatcattggattttcaaagaaagatgaggttttgcaaatacagccatgaaattctgaaattatcaataagcactcaaaaagaaagtattttagctcaacagctcacttgggtcaaatgaatcagacttaatcctagcatgcttaatgaaccaagttacaatcctatctcaaattttcatacaagcatcacaatgtcgattaaccacagaattcaattaagtcctattttgattgtgaaaaccttcagccatgaattcagagacatgttcatcctagacgttaggagcatcctaagactcaaacacacaaacaaaaacactctaaaaccaacaattttttttttttttttttacaatttaatttaatttcaacacttaggtacgggaacagggagtctcgatgtgcaatgggactgaaacagctaccctttttcaagactatgtttaatccaatataccttagtgtatcacaacatcaattaaaaacacaatccaacatcaactatttttcattttttttttttatatatactaactactaaaaacacaataaagcaataatccttcccccatacttaattcatgcattgtcctcaatgtataaacgaatataaagcatgcaaagcataaatcaagcatagaagagaaagttaacgcAACGAAAcgtaaaacaacttaaaattcataaaataaaatagaaggaagagttcaagaaagcaaatctgcgtttgatgtctcctccacagctacggttgaaatgggttgcctcccatgcagcgcttaatgtttaaagtctttcagcctagacttgtacctccatttactcctttggaggagcggtatgcgggcgagtggcagccctcttgctggtttcagccttcggaggtgggtcctcatgttgtgatgcagtagcgtccttgcgaggaaacccaggaggataactctgcaagttattgacttcctgagcaagcttgtttattgcagtgtgacagcggatcaaagagcagttcatctcagagatgtaatcgatcatgcaattgactctccaatctgtcaccataataccatcgcggagagaggaacgcaaatcatcaatcaaatccgacaagctttccagggtggccataggtcgaggagcacgagcagctggtgaggaagaagactctttgg is a window from the Rosa chinensis cultivar Old Blush chromosome 2, RchiOBHm-V2, whole genome shotgun sequence genome containing:
- the LOC112184477 gene encoding uncharacterized protein LOC112184477: MSFMKHHRFLPRHHPYRKQAAAFDNTVEEDLPPLPLTGEEVFARVEGLNCVCGKKKRSPPTKGVKDQGRPCWKKKSVFFELEYWKYIPVRHNLDVMHIEKNCCDAIIGTLLNIPGKTKDGVAARLDMVEMGIRASLNPKVGAKRDKLPLASWNLMLAEKKIVCGSFFEMTVPVRFSSNVRNLVSMEDLKLAGLKSHDCHTIMQILLPIALRSVLEKPVRYAIIRFCLFFKAICAKVIDVSKLEKMQADLVVTVSLLEKYFPPSFFDIMIHLTVHLVREVHFFGPVFFRWMYPFERYMKVFKGWVRCRTHPEGCIAESYIVEEAVGFCTERMLSDASTAGIPESSKPRACNASKPLSGATMISVYGKEMHQAHLCILQNTEAASPYFIEHLELLKLLNPRFSKNEKWFKDKQNQTFAVWLKERVSNELQFPDNNVSETMRWMSSGPNHVVPTFSGYQVNGVDFNTKERDNVRSVQNSGVFFVADAMQVSSAKDKNPKTDDMDFYGVIQQIWEVDHYKFRVPLFKCDWVENVRGIKVDELGFTLLNLNRKGHLNDVFVFASHVKQIFYIEDPLDAQWSVVVRVLDRDYQGADSDEELEDIEVEQQPFEATMPSIETFDNIDGDQHSNYMRPGDEAIWVENDCNQRG